A region from the Geobacter benzoatilyticus genome encodes:
- a CDS encoding cation-translocating P-type ATPase, giving the protein MGWHLRTAEESLAELRSSNGGLSAGAARKLLAEIGPNELQEMARRTPLAMLLAQFTDFMILILLGAAVLAAVIGDMGDAMPIIAIVILNAVIGFVQEFRAERAMAALREMAGSSATVVRDGNPVSVAAREIVPGDLVLLEAGNVVPADLRLVEAVHLKAVEAALTGESLPVDKITEPLEDPDLPLGDRRNMTFKGTVISYGRGSGVAVATGMGTELGRIASMLQNEEETRTPLQKRLAVFGQRLAVAILIVCAIIFTLGFMRGEPLLLMLLTAISLAVAAIPEALPAVVTITLALGARRLVKQNALIRRLPAVETLGSVTYICSDKTGTLTLNRMTVEKVAVNGGELPLKEACSTGGGEAGRHFMMALALCSDARLDGEGNLIGDPTETALSAAALSCGYDRRDLERNFPRVAELPFDSDRKLMTTFHRHGEEFVAYTKGAVEAIIGKSSAMLVMGEERLPDVDGILSLSEEMAAEGLRVLAVAMRHWDRVPGRMESDGVERDLIFLGLVGMMDPPRAEAAEAVSDCKGAGITPVMITGDHPLTAGIIARRLSLVEDDGKAVITGRELAGLTQEEFERRVEDIRVYARVAPEQKLKIVKALQERGHFVAMTGDGVNDAPALKRADIGIAMGITGTDVSKEASAMILLDDNFATIVKAVREGRRIYANILRFIIYSITCNAGTLVAITLAPFFGLPLPLLPIQILWLNLLTDSLPGLALAAEQAERDVMKRRPVDPGEGIFSAGRGFYVVGFGLLIGAAALAFQMYALRRGLPWQTMVFTFLVLNRMAVALAVRSDRQSLFTMGFFSNPPLCGAILITFLLQLAVVYIPALNPVFSTAPLSGEALAVTVGLALGMLLVSELYKAIRRMLLQK; this is encoded by the coding sequence ATGGGATGGCATCTGAGAACCGCTGAAGAATCCCTTGCCGAGCTTCGCTCCTCCAATGGGGGGCTTTCGGCCGGGGCCGCACGGAAACTTCTCGCCGAGATCGGTCCCAATGAACTTCAGGAGATGGCGCGAAGGACCCCCCTGGCCATGCTCCTCGCGCAGTTCACCGATTTCATGATCCTTATCCTCCTGGGGGCGGCAGTCCTTGCGGCGGTAATTGGCGATATGGGCGACGCCATGCCGATTATCGCCATAGTTATCCTCAATGCAGTGATCGGATTCGTGCAGGAGTTCAGGGCTGAGCGCGCCATGGCGGCTCTGCGGGAGATGGCAGGGAGCAGCGCCACTGTCGTGCGGGATGGAAACCCCGTCAGCGTAGCAGCCAGGGAGATTGTGCCGGGTGATCTGGTTCTGCTGGAGGCGGGAAACGTGGTTCCCGCCGACCTGCGATTGGTGGAGGCGGTCCACCTCAAGGCTGTAGAGGCGGCCCTTACGGGCGAATCCCTTCCGGTGGATAAGATAACGGAGCCCCTCGAAGACCCCGACCTTCCCCTTGGGGACCGCCGGAATATGACCTTCAAGGGGACCGTCATCTCCTACGGTCGTGGTTCCGGGGTTGCCGTGGCCACGGGGATGGGGACGGAGCTGGGTCGTATCGCCTCAATGCTCCAGAACGAAGAGGAGACCAGAACTCCTCTGCAGAAGCGCCTTGCCGTATTCGGCCAGCGATTGGCAGTGGCGATACTCATTGTCTGCGCCATTATCTTCACTCTCGGCTTTATGCGCGGAGAGCCGTTGCTCCTCATGCTGCTCACCGCCATTTCCCTGGCGGTGGCAGCCATTCCCGAGGCTCTTCCCGCTGTAGTCACCATTACCCTTGCACTGGGCGCCCGCAGATTGGTGAAGCAGAACGCCCTCATACGGAGGCTTCCTGCGGTCGAGACCCTTGGCTCCGTCACCTATATATGCTCGGACAAGACAGGAACTCTTACCCTCAACCGGATGACCGTCGAAAAGGTCGCGGTGAACGGCGGAGAACTGCCCCTGAAAGAGGCATGCAGCACCGGTGGAGGAGAAGCGGGCCGCCATTTCATGATGGCGCTGGCCCTTTGCAGCGACGCCCGGCTTGACGGAGAGGGGAACCTTATCGGCGACCCCACCGAGACGGCTCTTTCGGCGGCTGCACTCAGTTGCGGCTACGATCGCCGGGATCTGGAGCGCAATTTCCCCCGCGTTGCCGAACTTCCTTTCGACTCTGACCGCAAGCTCATGACCACCTTCCACCGCCATGGCGAAGAATTCGTCGCCTATACCAAAGGGGCTGTTGAGGCGATAATCGGCAAATCGTCGGCAATGCTGGTGATGGGCGAGGAACGACTCCCGGATGTCGATGGAATCCTCAGTTTGAGCGAGGAGATGGCAGCGGAAGGATTGCGGGTTCTGGCCGTGGCCATGAGGCACTGGGACCGGGTTCCGGGTCGCATGGAAAGCGATGGCGTGGAGCGTGATCTGATCTTTCTCGGCCTGGTGGGAATGATGGACCCGCCGCGGGCGGAAGCGGCCGAGGCTGTGAGCGACTGTAAAGGTGCCGGAATCACGCCGGTGATGATTACGGGTGACCACCCGCTCACGGCCGGTATTATCGCCCGCCGGCTTTCCCTTGTTGAAGATGACGGCAAAGCTGTCATAACCGGCCGCGAACTTGCCGGGCTCACCCAGGAGGAATTCGAGCGGCGGGTGGAGGATATACGCGTCTATGCCCGCGTGGCGCCGGAGCAGAAGCTGAAAATAGTCAAGGCCCTTCAGGAGCGGGGCCACTTTGTCGCCATGACCGGCGACGGCGTGAACGACGCCCCGGCACTGAAGCGGGCCGATATCGGCATTGCCATGGGAATTACCGGCACCGACGTTTCCAAAGAGGCGTCGGCCATGATTCTCCTTGACGACAACTTTGCCACCATAGTCAAGGCGGTGCGGGAGGGAAGGCGAATCTATGCCAATATCCTGAGGTTCATCATATACTCCATCACCTGCAACGCCGGTACCCTGGTTGCCATAACCCTTGCGCCATTCTTCGGGCTCCCGTTGCCCCTTTTGCCGATCCAGATCCTCTGGCTGAACCTGCTGACGGATTCCCTTCCAGGCCTTGCCCTGGCAGCTGAACAGGCCGAGCGCGATGTCATGAAAAGACGTCCGGTCGATCCCGGGGAAGGGATATTTTCCGCCGGTCGGGGATTTTACGTGGTGGGTTTCGGCCTCCTCATCGGCGCGGCCGCCTTGGCGTTTCAGATGTATGCGCTTCGCCGGGGGCTTCCCTGGCAGACTATGGTATTTACCTTTCTCGTGCTGAACCGCATGGCAGTGGCACTTGCGGTCCGTTCTGACCGTCAGTCGCTGTTTACCATGGGGTTCTTTTCTAACCCTCCTCTGTGCGGAGCAATTCTTATCACCTTCCTGCTCCAGTTGGCGGTTGTCTACATCCCGGCGCTGAATCCGGTTTTCTCGACGGCACCGCTTTCAGGAGAAGCCCTGGCTGTTACTGTTGGGCTGGCGCTCGGCATGCTTCTGGTTTCCGAGCTTTACAAGGCGATCAGGCGAATGTTACTGCAAAAGTAG
- a CDS encoding archease, giving the protein MPYRYLPDIATADAAFEAIGTTRDEMFAAAADAMTNVMVEDLATIQPLEQFEIVLKDNELDLLLFAFLQELIYYKDARRLLLRPASLSITGSDSILELRALVAGEEISPGRHSMIVDVKAVTLHRFSVEHRDGVWRATVILDV; this is encoded by the coding sequence ATGCCCTACCGCTACCTGCCTGACATCGCCACGGCCGATGCTGCTTTCGAAGCCATCGGCACGACACGCGACGAGATGTTCGCGGCAGCAGCCGATGCCATGACCAACGTCATGGTGGAGGATCTCGCAACTATCCAACCACTGGAACAGTTTGAAATCGTCCTCAAGGACAACGAACTGGATCTTCTCCTCTTTGCCTTTCTCCAGGAACTTATCTATTACAAGGATGCACGCAGGCTCCTTCTCCGCCCAGCCTCTCTCTCCATCACCGGCAGTGATAGCATCTTGGAGCTTCGGGCATTGGTCGCAGGCGAGGAAATCTCCCCCGGCCGACACTCCATGATCGTCGATGTTAAGGCCGTTACCCTCCACAGGTTCTCTGTCGAGCATCGTGACGGAGTCTGGCGGGCAACAGTCATTCTCGACGTCTGA
- a CDS encoding phosphotransacetylase family protein: MAKKIFIGATGQNCGKTTMSVSLMHLARQKYRKVGFIKPIGPKIEAYNGLTVDMDAILMARTFGLEEDLPLMNPVPLHKNFTRDFLSGKIDCGSLRDKVLESFEILDKKYDLLIIEGAGHSGVGSVIGLSNACVAHTLNAPVIIVTDSGIGSTIDAVHLNLALYEKEDVDVRMVLVNKLRTGKRDSILSFLGKGLPGRSLKISGGFNYSPILANPTLSHIGKLLNLSVHGDPDGQSRIIHHIHLGAASAQRVVDALEESTLIVITSSRDELIVTISSLYHIPSFREKIAGLVIAGHVPTSEISQQILDDSDIPYIRVHDSTANVFTTLMEDVAKITAEDQEKLNWIRANAENEIDFEAIEALL; the protein is encoded by the coding sequence ATGGCGAAGAAAATCTTCATCGGCGCAACAGGGCAAAACTGTGGCAAAACCACCATGAGTGTTTCACTCATGCACCTTGCGCGGCAAAAATACCGCAAGGTAGGCTTCATCAAGCCCATCGGCCCCAAAATCGAGGCATATAACGGCCTTACCGTCGATATGGATGCCATCCTCATGGCTCGCACCTTCGGCCTTGAAGAGGATCTCCCCCTCATGAACCCGGTGCCGCTCCACAAGAACTTCACCCGCGATTTCCTCAGCGGGAAAATCGACTGTGGCTCACTCCGGGACAAAGTTCTCGAATCCTTTGAAATTCTGGACAAGAAGTACGATCTGCTCATCATCGAAGGGGCCGGACACTCGGGCGTGGGGTCGGTAATCGGGCTCAGCAATGCTTGCGTCGCCCATACTTTGAATGCACCTGTCATTATTGTGACCGACAGCGGAATCGGCAGCACAATTGACGCAGTACATCTGAATCTGGCACTTTACGAAAAAGAAGACGTTGATGTTCGAATGGTACTCGTCAACAAGCTACGGACCGGAAAGCGTGACTCAATCCTCAGCTTTCTCGGCAAGGGGCTTCCGGGGCGCTCTCTCAAAATCAGCGGCGGCTTCAATTATTCCCCCATCCTCGCCAACCCGACCCTCTCCCACATAGGCAAACTGCTCAATCTTTCCGTACACGGCGACCCCGACGGGCAAAGCCGCATCATCCACCACATCCATCTGGGAGCTGCTTCAGCCCAGCGCGTCGTAGACGCCCTTGAAGAATCAACCCTCATCGTCATCACCAGTTCCCGTGATGAACTGATCGTTACAATCTCATCCCTCTACCATATTCCATCGTTCCGGGAAAAGATTGCGGGGCTTGTGATCGCAGGCCATGTGCCCACTTCGGAGATCAGTCAGCAAATCCTGGACGACAGCGACATCCCCTACATAAGAGTTCATGACTCCACGGCCAATGTCTTCACCACCCTCATGGAAGACGTGGCAAAGATAACTGCCGAGGATCAGGAAAAACTGAACTGGATCAGGGCCAATGCCGAGAACGAAATCGATTTTGAAGCCATCGAAGCGCTTCTCTAG
- a CDS encoding YaaR family protein, which translates to MRINDKISSRDVDKKAGQGKLLRTGGGEVSSPFVRALSLRRTEIDSYEQQLQDLKDEIDRAGSDLEREPTIANFRTYRDLIATLAKTVTSNAYRLERVGGTSLNPRCFEIVTVIDREADNLLRLIMTENKDRLAITNKIMELKGLIVDFLT; encoded by the coding sequence ATGCGCATTAATGACAAAATTTCGTCACGGGATGTTGATAAGAAGGCTGGGCAGGGGAAGCTCTTAAGAACCGGGGGTGGAGAAGTAAGCTCGCCCTTTGTGCGGGCGCTTTCATTGCGCCGCACGGAGATTGACTCCTATGAGCAGCAGCTCCAGGATCTCAAGGACGAGATTGACCGGGCGGGTTCCGATCTGGAACGCGAACCCACAATAGCCAATTTCCGGACTTATCGCGATCTTATCGCCACCCTTGCCAAAACCGTGACATCCAATGCCTACCGCCTTGAGCGGGTGGGGGGAACAAGCCTGAATCCCCGCTGCTTCGAGATCGTAACGGTCATCGACCGGGAGGCTGACAACCTGTTGCGTCTCATCATGACGGAAAACAAGGACCGCCTGGCGATTACCAACAAGATTATGGAACTCAAGGGGCTCATTGTCGAT